A genomic region of Procambarus clarkii isolate CNS0578487 chromosome 30, FALCON_Pclarkii_2.0, whole genome shotgun sequence contains the following coding sequences:
- the LOC138370049 gene encoding uncharacterized PPE family protein PPE12-like, producing the protein MYLTLEHQMYLTLEHQMYLTLEHQMYLTLEHQMYLTLEHQMYLTLEHQIHAGIESAGVENAGVKNTGVESAGVENTGVESAGVENTGVESAGVENTGVESAGVENAGVKNTGVENTGVENTGVENTGVESAGVKNTGVESAGVENAGVKNACVVSACVENAGGESACVESVCVKSIGVESDCVENSGVKSNCVETACVESAGFENAGGENTGVERLVLRTRVLRALVLRALMSRTLVLREPLLRAQVLIKSA; encoded by the exons ATGTACCTCACCCTTGAGCACCAGATGTACCTTACCCTTGAGCACCAGATGTACCTCACCCTTGAGCACCAGATGTACCTTACCCTTGAGCACCAGATGTACCTCACCCTTGAGCACCAGATGTACCTCACCCTTGAGCACCAGAT ACATGCTGGGATTGAGAGCGCTGGTGTTGAGAACGCTGGTGTTAAGAACACTGGTGTTGAGAGCGCTGGTGTTGAGAACACTGGTGTTGAGAGCGCTGGTGTTGAGAACACTGGTGTTGAGAGCGCTGGTGTTGAGAACACTGGTGTTGAGAGCGCTGGTGTTGAGAACGCTGGTGTTAAGAACACTGGTGTTGAGAACACTGGTGTTGAGAACACTGGTGTTGAGAACACTGGTGTTGAGAGCGCTGGTGTTAAGAACACGGGTGTTGAGAGCGCTGGTGTTGAGAACGCTGGTGTTAAGAACGCTTGTGTTGTAAGTGCTTGTGTTGAGAACGCTGGAGGTGAGAGTGCTTGTGTTGAGAGCGTTTGTGTTAAGAGTATTGGTGTTGAGAGCGATTGTGTTGAGAACTCAGGTGTTAAAAGCAATTGTGTTGAGACCGCCTGTGTTGAGAGCGCTGGTTTTGAGAACGCTGGTGGTGAGAACACTGGTGTTGAGAGGCTGGTGTTGAGAACACGGGTATTGAGAGCGCTGGTGTTGAGAGCACTAATGTCGAGAACGTTGGTATTGAGAGAGCCGTTGTTGAGAGCGCAGGTGTTAATTAAGAGCGCTTGA